The Leptospira sp. WS39.C2 genome contains a region encoding:
- a CDS encoding flagellin, giving the protein MIINHNLAAINSHRVLKFQNEEVSKNMEKLSSGMRINRAGDDASGLAVSEKMRTQVNGLRQAERNTEDGMSLIQTTEGFLQESNDIIQRIRTLAIQSSNGIYTEEDRQMIQVEVSQLIDEVDRIASQAEFNKMNLLQGDFARGSRATSMWFHIGPNMHQRERVFIATMTARALNLKGQSGELLSLSTADKSNDAIGTLDAALTRISKQRANLGAYFNRLEHAAKGLMNAYENTQASESRIRDADMAEETVAFTKNQILVQSGTAMLAQANVRPQGVLSLLR; this is encoded by the coding sequence ATGATCATAAACCACAATTTAGCCGCGATCAACTCACATCGCGTCCTCAAGTTCCAAAACGAGGAAGTCTCCAAAAATATGGAGAAACTATCCTCTGGTATGCGAATCAACCGAGCAGGTGATGATGCATCAGGCCTTGCCGTTTCGGAAAAAATGAGAACGCAGGTGAATGGTCTTAGACAAGCAGAAAGAAATACCGAAGACGGTATGAGCCTTATCCAAACAACGGAAGGGTTTTTGCAAGAATCGAATGATATCATTCAAAGAATTCGAACTCTTGCAATTCAATCGTCTAACGGTATTTATACTGAAGAAGACAGACAAATGATCCAAGTCGAAGTGTCACAACTTATCGACGAAGTGGACAGAATTGCTTCTCAAGCTGAATTCAATAAAATGAATTTGCTTCAAGGTGATTTTGCTCGTGGATCTAGAGCAACTTCCATGTGGTTCCATATTGGACCAAACATGCACCAAAGAGAAAGAGTGTTCATTGCAACAATGACTGCACGTGCACTTAATCTTAAAGGTCAAAGTGGAGAACTCTTGTCTTTATCAACTGCTGACAAGTCAAATGATGCGATCGGAACTTTGGATGCTGCCTTAACACGCATTAGCAAACAAAGAGCAAACTTAGGTGCCTACTTTAACCGTCTTGAGCATGCTGCAAAAGGGCTCATGAACGCTTATGAGAATACCCAAGCTTCCGAGTCTAGGATCCGTGATGCGGATATGGCAGAAGAAACTGTGGCTTTCACAAAGAACCAGATTTTAGTTCAATCTGGAACTGCTATGTTAGCTCAGGCGAATGTTCGTCCACAAGGAGTTCTTTCTCTCCTACGTTAA
- a CDS encoding flagellin, which produces MIINHNMSAIQSHRALKFTQWDVDKTMRNLSTGQRINLAGDDASGLAVSEKLRTQIRGLRQAERNTEDGLSFIQTAEGYLDQSAEIIQRIRTLAIQTSNGIYTPEDRQLVQVEVSALVDEIDRIASQAEFNRMKLFEGDFARKSTKASMWFHMGANAKQRERFYIGTMTSKALKMSEGAIKIALSTPGKADEAIAKADFALNKIMKQRADMGAYQNRLESTAKGLMGAYENMQASESRIRDADMAEEMVALTTKQILVQSGTAMLAQASLRPNSVLRLLNNA; this is translated from the coding sequence ATGATTATCAATCACAACATGAGTGCGATCCAATCACATCGTGCTCTCAAGTTTACACAATGGGATGTAGATAAGACCATGAGGAACCTCTCCACTGGGCAAAGGATTAACCTTGCCGGTGATGATGCTTCTGGTCTTGCTGTTTCGGAAAAACTACGAACACAAATTCGTGGTTTACGTCAGGCGGAAAGGAATACGGAAGATGGACTGAGTTTCATCCAGACTGCAGAGGGTTACCTCGACCAGTCGGCTGAGATCATCCAACGAATCCGGACCTTAGCCATCCAGACTTCGAACGGAATCTACACACCGGAGGACAGGCAACTCGTGCAGGTAGAAGTATCTGCGCTGGTGGATGAGATCGATCGAATTGCTTCACAAGCAGAGTTCAATAGAATGAAACTGTTTGAAGGAGACTTCGCTCGAAAGTCAACGAAAGCATCGATGTGGTTTCACATGGGAGCAAACGCAAAGCAAAGAGAGCGTTTCTACATTGGAACTATGACTTCGAAAGCTCTTAAGATGTCAGAAGGGGCGATTAAAATTGCTCTTTCAACACCTGGAAAAGCTGATGAAGCGATTGCCAAAGCGGACTTCGCCTTGAACAAGATCATGAAGCAGAGAGCAGATATGGGAGCTTATCAAAATAGGCTCGAAAGTACTGCTAAAGGCCTCATGGGTGCATACGAAAATATGCAAGCATCCGAATCAAGGATTAGGGACGCAGATATGGCTGAGGAAATGGTAGCGCTCACGACGAAACAAATTCTCGTGCAAAGCGGTACGGCAATGCTAGCGCAAGCCAGCCTCAGACCAAATTCTGTACTACGACTTTTGAATAACGCATAA
- a CDS encoding N-acetylmuramoyl-L-alanine amidase encodes METNPFFFQKRLILLLLILLPTLVVAEVAKLPLYGKGNYIAFSDLKTILPELSTKLKKYTRVGGIYTPQGNLQFRIGSSFYTLDGKIYKLPKAILTKEDEVYLPLDMVEAILLNLIAYDVRYQFKEGELFILVPKETVPKRSLAVKAIIIDAGHGGKDPGTSDTSGYFEKDVSLGVARYTYLYLRKYYPEIRVEMVRKDDRFVELEDRSKFANQVLRDTRDVIFISFHCNASLSDKAAGFEVYYLSQSPSTEAARETALVENRYIGKHKNPIVSQIQSQMLSSVTQRRSKKLALSVAEHFEKSISPEIPSRGVKKADFSVLRGSLMPAVLVEMGYLTNPEESKKLRDKSFQKKIARSVIKGIHEYASGKD; translated from the coding sequence TTGGAAACGAATCCTTTCTTTTTTCAAAAAAGATTAATCCTTCTTTTACTGATTTTGTTACCAACTCTCGTAGTCGCAGAAGTCGCAAAACTTCCGCTCTACGGGAAAGGAAACTATATCGCCTTTTCTGATCTCAAGACAATCTTACCCGAACTTTCTACAAAACTAAAAAAATACACAAGGGTCGGTGGGATTTACACACCACAAGGCAATCTGCAATTTCGCATCGGCAGTAGTTTTTATACATTAGATGGGAAAATTTATAAACTGCCAAAGGCCATCTTGACCAAAGAGGACGAAGTGTATCTTCCTCTCGATATGGTAGAAGCCATTTTACTCAATTTAATTGCTTATGATGTCAGATACCAATTCAAAGAAGGGGAACTCTTCATTCTTGTTCCCAAAGAAACTGTACCAAAACGAAGTTTAGCAGTAAAGGCCATCATCATTGATGCGGGACATGGTGGCAAGGATCCTGGCACTTCGGACACATCTGGGTATTTTGAAAAAGATGTGAGCCTTGGTGTTGCGAGGTATACATATTTATACTTAAGGAAATATTATCCAGAAATCCGAGTGGAGATGGTGAGAAAAGACGATCGTTTTGTAGAACTAGAGGACAGGTCCAAGTTTGCCAACCAAGTTCTACGCGATACAAGAGATGTTATTTTCATCAGTTTTCACTGCAATGCGTCTCTTTCCGATAAGGCCGCAGGGTTTGAAGTGTATTACCTTTCCCAAAGTCCAAGTACTGAGGCAGCGAGAGAAACAGCCCTTGTTGAAAATCGGTACATTGGAAAACACAAGAACCCAATTGTTAGCCAAATCCAGTCCCAAATGCTTTCCAGTGTGACCCAAAGGCGTTCCAAAAAATTGGCTCTATCTGTGGCAGAACATTTCGAAAAATCCATTAGCCCCGAAATTCCATCCCGTGGTGTGAAAAAGGCAGATTTTTCCGTCTTGCGAGGAAGCCTTATGCCTGCTGTACTTGTGGAAATGGGGTATCTGACAAACCCTGAAGAAAGTAAAAAACTGCGAGATAAATCCTTCCAAAAGAAAATTGCTCGGAGTGTAATTAAAGGAATTCATGAATACGCATCTGGAAAAGATTAA